The DNA segment CGTGGGTGTTCTGGCAACCTACGGCAACATAATGCCGATAATCCCCGGAAAAACCGCCTGCTTCCGCTGTCTGATGCCCAAGCTCCCGGAGAGACCCCTGCCAACCTGCGCGATAGCAGGGATACTGAGCTACGTTCCGAGTTTCGCGGCATCGCTTGCCGTTGCCCTAGCTGCAAAGATTCTGCTCGGCGAGGAGGTCGAGAGCGAGCTGTTCTTCTTCGACCTCAAGAGCATGGACTTCGAGAAGGTCAGGATACCGAGGAGGGAAGACTGTCCCGCCTGTGTGAGGAAGGAACTCACGTTTCTCGAAAAGCGGATAAAGGTCGAGCGCATGTGCGACGGCTCGATACAGGTAACACCGCCCGTGCCTATGAGCATAAATCTCGACGAGTTCGCGGAGAGGCTTGAGAAGCTCGGCATCGAATACCTGAAGACGAGCCAGTTCATTCAGTTCGAGGACGACTACGCCGAGATACTGGTGTTCAAGACGGGCAGAATGGTAATCCGCGGTGCCGAAGACGAGAAGGAAGCCAAGAACTTCTTTGCCCGCTATCTGGGTGGTTGAAGTGATAATCGTGCGCTACGGCGAAGTTGGCATCAAGGGTGGCAAAAGGAGGGAATTCGAGAGGAAGCTCAGGGACAACGTACTCGCCGCACTGAGGAGGAAGGGGATAGAGGGGAGGGCGAAGATAATCAGGGGGCGGATACTGGTCGATGCCCCCGACGAGGCGGCCCAGATAATAGCCAAGGTTCCCGGCGTCGTCTCGGTATCTCCAGCGAGGGAAATGGACTACGAG comes from the Thermococcus celericrescens genome and includes:
- a CDS encoding ThiF family adenylyltransferase, producing the protein MVGVTMDFSRHFPIIGIEGQRKLSESTVAVVGAGALGSWEVYFLHKLGVGRIIVIDRDFVDESDLPRTIYTKEDVGKPKVEVLKERFGVIGHFEDLNPGTVGLLDEADLIIDGTDNIYTRQVVNDYAIKTGKPWIYVGVLATYGNIMPIIPGKTACFRCLMPKLPERPLPTCAIAGILSYVPSFAASLAVALAAKILLGEEVESELFFFDLKSMDFEKVRIPRREDCPACVRKELTFLEKRIKVERMCDGSIQVTPPVPMSINLDEFAERLEKLGIEYLKTSQFIQFEDDYAEILVFKTGRMVIRGAEDEKEAKNFFARYLGG